The window tcttcggctgCAGCAGGGCCGGCCCTCTTCCTCTTACCGCCGCCAGCTGCAGCAGTGGCTGTCTCGGCACGCCCCTTGCGCTTCTTCTGAACCTTCTGGgcgccttcttcttccttgtttTCAACCATCTCAGCGTCCTCTTCAGCTGCATTTTCCGCATCAGGAGCAGCAGTGGTCTTGATCTTCTTCTcgtctttggcttcctcctcctgATCTCCCTTGCGCTTCAGAGGCTTCTTCAGCTCATCCTTGGCTTCAACCACGATTTTGACGACAGCATCCTCTTCTCCAGCCTTGTTCTCAGCACCATCATCATTCTCTTCCTCGTTCAGGCTGCTGTCGTCCTCCTCTTCCTTCTCCAGAGCATCCTCCTCATCGTCATTTTCCTCAGCAGATCCCTCCGCGTCTGGTTTCTCCTTGGCAGCCTTGGCAAGCAGATTGTCAATCAGATCCTTCATCTCTATGTTAATCTGCAACACAAATATCAGAAGGCATCCATCAGCAAAACATACTGTACAAGTATGTGGCATGCTTCAACGGAACTTGCGTTTTAATTGCATACCTGTGGGTTCTCCAGGAAGTCGCAAATGTCAGTTGGGCAGGAGGGGCAGTTCTTCACAATCTTCTGTGCCCGCAGAGTGCGGCCGCCCCTGCTTCTTTCCCTCATAGAACCCTCGTCGCCAAATGCAGCGGTCAAACAAGCTTTGCAGAAGTTATGACCACAGGGAGTGGTAAGTGGTTCTTTCATCACATTCTTGCAAATGGAACAGCCAAACTCTGCATAACCAGGTAGACACAAGCACGCGTTAAGAGAATGAATGCTTCGAAATAGATTCCAGCTCTTTAAGCCAAACAGAGTGTAGCAATCAAAACACACGACAAAAACACTAACCCTTCAACAGCCTCTCATTCATGGACATATGAGCACGCTTCTGGTATTTCCTGAATTGCTTGTCAGTCTCAGGATCACCAGACTGGGCGGGCTTCTTGCTGATTGGTGGAGGCTTCACCCACTTCCAGCCTTCATTTTCCTATAACAAACAGATACAGATCAGAGGTGATGATGTATGCTTGTAAGTGAAAACATCAGAAGAAGAAAATGGCGTGGACATACAACATAGTCCCACGAGGGGGATCCTGCCCTTTCAGTTATGTCAGTAGCACCTTGCAGCTCCTTGATCCTGGGCAGTGGTCTTGGCCGGTCACCATGAAGATCACTGAAACCCAGATACCACAACATCAGTGTAAGTAATGCCAGTTGATTTCAAGACAAAAGCATATTGCCAAAACAAAATGGTATCGTTTTGACAAACCTGGTCCATGGAGCTGGTTCATTGTCGCATCGTACGAAGAGATACCTGCAGACCTTGTATGTACCCTGAGACAGAAATCAAAAGAATACACATTATCTTCCATTCAGTTGCACAAGGTATAGAGCGGCAACATGGACCCTCTGTACAGGATTTAAAATCACCTGAACACCAATCTTCCTCCAACATTTCTCAATCCTGTAGACTCCATCATAGCGCACACCAGTTTCAGGAGCATATGAAGAACGCTTCTCTTTGTGGGACCTTTTTAAGATAATGTAGTCAAATATAAATAAGATGATAGAAATAATAAATATAAGCAGAACAGTGGATGGTCTCCATATATGCAGCACATGTAACAATGAAAAACAAATCAAGGCAATAATTAACAGTATTAACACTGCCAAGCTAACAGCGTCATACAGTCATATCAACTAAGTACATATCAAATGCGCATATATCTGAGGAAATAATTATGGTAAGAAAAACATACCGCACAACCCTGACAGGGTAACCCTTCTTGCAACTAAGGCGCAGAGCAGCATTCATCTTGTCAAACTTCTGATCAGAAGATTGCTCCTTGTTTGTTCGCTTGTTCCCACTTAGATCTCTTCCACCACTGTCAGTACAAATTATTTACAGAAATATAAGTGTGCTCATCTATAGGATCAGACacaaaagtactccctccgtttttatttactccgcatattagagttgactgaagtcaaactttgtaaaatttgaccaaatttatacaaAAGTATTTAAATATTTAGCATAACAAATCTATCTGATGTGGAAGTACATTCAACAACGAATCTAATGGTATTggtttgttattgtatatgttaatatttttgcctataaactttgtcaaagtttgcaaagcttgactttgaccaaaactaatatgcggagtaaataaaaacagagggggTACAATGATAGCGAGTGAGTAAACTAGCAAACCTTCCAGTATACAGGAACCACTCCCCATGGTCCTCATCATCTATGTAGCCACCT is drawn from Aegilops tauschii subsp. strangulata cultivar AL8/78 chromosome 1, Aet v6.0, whole genome shotgun sequence and contains these coding sequences:
- the LOC109750476 gene encoding E3 ubiquitin-protein ligase ORTHRUS 2 translates to MPDLPCDGDGVCMVCRAAAPPEVELLRCATCATPWHSPCLSRPPALADAAAWACPDCSGEDNGSPSAAPAPAPTAAPGGAGGGSGLLAAIREIEADASLTEQDKARRRQELLGGKTAAAAGGDGDGDEEDEDNALEIVGKNFSCVFCMKLPERPVTTPCGHNFCLKCFEKWVNSGKRTCGKCRGPIPSKMASQPRINAALVAVIRMARTAKNASAGGSGNPVHYIRNEARPDKAFTTDRAKKAGKANASSGQIFVTIAPDHFGPIPAENDPKRRLGVLVGETWEDRLECRQWGAHFPHVAGIAGQSEHGAQSVALSGGYIDDEDHGEWFLYTGSGGRDLSGNKRTNKEQSSDQKFDKMNAALRLSCKKGYPVRVVRSHKEKRSSYAPETGVRYDGVYRIEKCWRKIGVQGTYKVCRYLFVRCDNEPAPWTSDLHGDRPRPLPRIKELQGATDITERAGSPSWDYVENEGWKWVKPPPISKKPAQSGDPETDKQFRKYQKRAHMSMNERLLKEFGCSICKNVMKEPLTTPCGHNFCKACLTAAFGDEGSMRERSRGGRTLRAQKIVKNCPSCPTDICDFLENPQINIEMKDLIDNLLAKAAKEKPDAEGSAEENDDEEDALEKEEEDDSSLNEEENDDGAENKAGEEDAVVKIVVEAKDELKKPLKRKGDQEEEAKDEKKIKTTAAPDAENAAEEDAEMVENKEEEGAQKVQKKRKGRAETATAAAGGGKRKRAGPAAAEEKAAAAGGGKRKKASPAAAAEETPAAASTPRRATRSGGVVVAGGSPASRTRSNTKADN